A genomic stretch from Methylophilus medardicus includes:
- the purT gene encoding formate-dependent phosphoribosylglycinamide formyltransferase yields the protein MIGTPLSANATKVMLLGSGELGKEVIIALQRLGVEVIAVDRYANAPGHQVAHHAYTIDMTDAAALKALVHEVKPHYIVPEIEALNTEALAEIEASGVTVVPTVRAVQLTMNREGIRRLAAEELALPTSPYAFARSEAELQAAIDGGIGYPCFIKPTMSSSGKGQSRITDASEVNAAWAYAASGGRVNQGVVIVEGQIDFDYEITLLTVRANNADGQIATYFCAPIGHVQKQGDYVESWQPQAMHPQALINAQTIAKKVTDALGGQGLFGVELFVKGEQVWFSEVSPRPHDTGMVTMCTQRLNEFELHARAILGLPVDVAQREVGASAVIYGGADTHALEYHGLEAAMSVPNSDIRLFGKPESFVRRRMGVALATAADVDTARDLAKQAAARVTPTKSA from the coding sequence ATGATTGGGACCCCGTTGAGCGCAAATGCCACCAAGGTGATGCTACTAGGGAGTGGTGAGCTTGGTAAAGAGGTGATTATTGCCTTGCAGCGTTTAGGGGTCGAGGTCATTGCGGTAGACCGCTACGCAAATGCGCCAGGGCATCAGGTGGCGCATCATGCATACACTATCGATATGACGGATGCAGCGGCATTAAAAGCACTCGTGCATGAAGTAAAGCCGCACTATATCGTTCCAGAAATCGAGGCGCTCAACACCGAGGCATTGGCTGAGATTGAGGCCAGTGGCGTGACGGTAGTGCCTACGGTGCGCGCGGTGCAGTTGACCATGAATCGCGAAGGGATTCGTCGGCTAGCCGCTGAAGAATTGGCGTTGCCGACTTCGCCTTATGCCTTTGCCCGCTCTGAAGCTGAGTTGCAGGCCGCCATTGACGGTGGCATTGGGTATCCCTGTTTTATCAAACCTACCATGTCATCCTCTGGGAAAGGCCAATCCCGTATTACTGACGCCTCTGAGGTGAACGCTGCTTGGGCGTATGCTGCCAGTGGTGGCCGTGTCAATCAAGGCGTGGTGATAGTCGAGGGCCAAATTGATTTTGATTATGAAATCACCTTGTTGACCGTGCGGGCCAACAATGCGGATGGTCAGATCGCGACTTACTTCTGCGCGCCGATTGGCCATGTGCAAAAGCAGGGCGATTATGTCGAAAGTTGGCAGCCACAAGCGATGCATCCACAAGCGCTCATCAATGCGCAAACGATCGCTAAAAAAGTCACCGATGCCTTGGGCGGTCAGGGCTTATTTGGTGTTGAGCTATTTGTAAAAGGCGAGCAAGTCTGGTTCTCTGAAGTCAGTCCACGTCCGCATGATACCGGCATGGTGACGATGTGTACCCAGCGCCTGAATGAGTTTGAACTGCATGCACGGGCCATTCTCGGTTTGCCGGTGGATGTTGCCCAGCGAGAAGTCGGCGCTAGTGCCGTGATTTATGGCGGTGCGGACACACATGCGCTGGAATATCACGGATTAGAAGCTGCAATGTCTGTACCAAACAGCGACATTCGTTTGTTTGGCAAGCCTGAGTCTTTTGTGCGCCGCCGCATGGGGGTGGCCTTGGCCACGGCAGCGGATGTGGATACCGCGCGCGACCTCGCCAAACAAGCAGCTGCTCGCGTCACGCCAACAAAAAGTGCGTAA
- a CDS encoding group II truncated hemoglobin: MALGDIQEPNAAKQSLFDWLGGEAKGTEVIRELVETFYDIMDSDPKAAGLRAIHQADLTEAREKLFMFLSGWTGGPQLYVERYGHPRLRARHMPFQIGESERDQWMYCMIKAMHTLEFEETLMRHIANQLYGVADFMRNREG; this comes from the coding sequence ATGGCATTGGGTGATATACAAGAGCCAAACGCGGCCAAACAATCGTTGTTTGATTGGTTGGGCGGGGAAGCAAAAGGCACTGAGGTCATTCGTGAACTGGTGGAGACCTTTTATGACATCATGGATAGCGATCCAAAAGCCGCAGGCTTACGCGCGATCCATCAGGCTGATCTCACTGAAGCCCGTGAAAAGCTGTTTATGTTTTTAAGTGGTTGGACGGGTGGGCCGCAGTTATATGTTGAGCGCTATGGACATCCCCGTTTGCGCGCACGACATATGCCGTTTCAGATTGGCGAGTCAGAGCGTGATCAATGGATGTATTGCATGATTAAAGCCATGCATACGCTTGAATTTGAAGAGACGTTGATGCGACATATCGCTAACCAGCTTTATGGTGTGGCAGATTTTATGCGGAATCGTGAAGGATAG